The following proteins are encoded in a genomic region of Periophthalmus magnuspinnatus isolate fPerMag1 chromosome 23, fPerMag1.2.pri, whole genome shotgun sequence:
- the il15ra gene encoding interleukin-15 receptor subunit alpha isoform X2 produces MDPGVLAPCPCMKRAFIGVYLLLWYMCYSADHSCPCADIPIPPHNLTKPPVWNCSNSNSFRYTCIDGYVRKVGTSNLIRCVDNKWTQPKLECIDDPKKARPKTTTSPTSAVTSNVHVNSSETTSTFPPPQHTPDIPSTASSPLIPHSTSTISFPATTSRPSNVSRTTSPSSHSGNDTSLSIQETQSVVTSVLSVVILLIILAASAAGFWLYKRKSRNRTQRPHTERPISGEETIPMHQQNRNT; encoded by the exons ATGGATCCAGGCGTATTAGCACCTTGTCCGTGCATGAAACGCGCATTTATTGGGgtgtacctgctgctgtggtATATGTGCTACTCCG CAGACCACAGCTGTCCTTGCGCAGATATCCCCATCCCTCCACATAACCTAACTAAGCCTCCAGTATGGAACTGCTCCAACAGTAACAGTTTCCGTTACACGTGCATCGATGGATATGTGAGGAAAGTGGGGACCTCCAATCTCATCCGGTGTGTGGACAACAAGTGGACCCAACCCAAACTTGAATGTATAG acgACCCAAAGAAAGCAAGACCAAAAACCACTA CATCTCCCACTTCGGCTGTGACTTCAAACGTACATGTCAACTCCTCAGAGACCACCTCCACTTTCCCGCCTCCACAACACACTCCAG ACATTCCAAGCACAGCTTCATCTCCACTGATTCCTCATTCAACTTCAACCATCTCCTTCCCCGCAACCACATCCA GGCCTAGTAACGTGAGCAGAACTACATCTCCCAGCAGCCACTCCGGCAACGACACTTCTCTCTCTATACAGGAAACCCAGTCTGTGGTCACTAGTG TCTTGTCAGTCGTAATACTGCTCATCATCCTGGCAGCAAGCGCAGCAGGCTTTTGGTTATACAAACG GAAATCAAGAAACAGAACTCAAAGACCCCACACAGAAAGACCAATATCAGGGGAGGAAACTATACCCATGCATCAACAAAACAGGAACACTTAA
- the il15ra gene encoding interleukin-15 receptor subunit alpha isoform X1, with protein sequence MDPGVLAPCPCMKRAFIGVYLLLWYMCYSADHSCPCADIPIPPHNLTKPPVWNCSNSNSFRYTCIDGYVRKVGTSNLIRCVDNKWTQPKLECIDDPKKARPKTTKSPTSFVTPSTISSVSSETHLETTSTAPPPQYTLTSPTSAVTSNVHVNSSETTSTFPPPQHTPDIPSTASSPLIPHSTSTISFPATTSRPSNVSRTTSPSSHSGNDTSLSIQETQSVVTSVLSVVILLIILAASAAGFWLYKRKSRNRTQRPHTERPISGEETIPMHQQNRNT encoded by the exons ATGGATCCAGGCGTATTAGCACCTTGTCCGTGCATGAAACGCGCATTTATTGGGgtgtacctgctgctgtggtATATGTGCTACTCCG CAGACCACAGCTGTCCTTGCGCAGATATCCCCATCCCTCCACATAACCTAACTAAGCCTCCAGTATGGAACTGCTCCAACAGTAACAGTTTCCGTTACACGTGCATCGATGGATATGTGAGGAAAGTGGGGACCTCCAATCTCATCCGGTGTGTGGACAACAAGTGGACCCAACCCAAACTTGAATGTATAG acgACCCAAAGAAAGCAAGACCAAAAACCACTA AATCTCCCACTTCATTTGTGACTCCAAGCACCATTTCATCAGTGAGCTCAGAAACACATCTAGAGACCACCTCCACTGCTCCTCCCCCACAGTACACTCTAA CATCTCCCACTTCGGCTGTGACTTCAAACGTACATGTCAACTCCTCAGAGACCACCTCCACTTTCCCGCCTCCACAACACACTCCAG ACATTCCAAGCACAGCTTCATCTCCACTGATTCCTCATTCAACTTCAACCATCTCCTTCCCCGCAACCACATCCA GGCCTAGTAACGTGAGCAGAACTACATCTCCCAGCAGCCACTCCGGCAACGACACTTCTCTCTCTATACAGGAAACCCAGTCTGTGGTCACTAGTG TCTTGTCAGTCGTAATACTGCTCATCATCCTGGCAGCAAGCGCAGCAGGCTTTTGGTTATACAAACG GAAATCAAGAAACAGAACTCAAAGACCCCACACAGAAAGACCAATATCAGGGGAGGAAACTATACCCATGCATCAACAAAACAGGAACACTTAA